A stretch of DNA from Candidatus Rubrimentiphilum sp.:
ATGGCCGAATTCGCGGGCCTAGGTTATTACGCGGAACTTCCGGGCGTTATCTTCGACATTCAGCGCGCCGGGCCGTCGACCGGTTTGCCGACGCGCACGATGCAAGGCGACGTTGCATTTGCGTACACGCTATCGCACGGTGACACGAAGCACATCGTGCTTCTGCCCGCCACCGCGATTGAAGCATACGAGTTTGCCGCACAGGCATTCGATTTGTCGGATCGCTTTCAGACGCCCGTCTTTGTCCTAAGCGATCTTGACCTCGGTATGAATCTTTGGATGACCGAGCCGCTGGCGTATCCGGAGCGTGGTTTCGATCGCGGGAAAGTCCTAAGCGCTGCCGACCTCGAGGCCGCGCAATCATGGGGCCGCTATCGCGACGTGGATTCGGACGGCATTCCGTATCGCACGCTGCCCGGAACCAATCATCCGAACGCGGGATTCTTTACGCGCGGTTCGGGCCACAACGAAACGGCGCACTATTCGGAAGATCCCAACGTCTATCGCAACAACCTCGACCGCCTGAACCGCAAGTTCGAAACGGCGCGCGGCGCGGTGCCGAAACCCGTGGTCGAGGAAAGCGGCAAACCGACCGCGCTCATCGCCTACGGCACGTCACATCACGCGGTTGTCGAAGCGCGCGACCGCCTGCACGCGGCCGGAGTCGAAACCGATTACTTGCGCGTGCGGGCATTGCCGTTCACGCCGGAGGTCTTTGAGTTCATCGAACGGCACGAGCGCGTCTACGTCGTGGAACAAAACCGCGACGGCCAACTGTATGGCTTGCTACGAGCCGAACTGCCGGCTCGTTCCATCGAACGCTTAAAGTCGATTCGTCACTACAACGGCGTGCCGATCGACGCGTCGGCCATCATCGATCCCTTGATGCAACTCGAACAAACGGAGCTCGTACCGGCATGACCAGCGGCGCACCTCCAGCCAACGTAAATTCTGCCGGCCTCACGCGCGAGGTCTATAAAGGGCTGGCCAGTACGCTCTGCGCGGGCTGCGGACACAATTCGATCACCAATCATTTGATCAAAGCGCTGTACGAGTACGGCGTCGAGCCGCACAAACTCGCGAAGATGAGCGGCATCGGCTGCTCCTCGAAGACGCCCGCCTACTTCGTCGAACGCGCGCACGGTTTCAACGGCGTGCACGGGCGCATGCCCTCGCTCGCCACCGGCGCGAAGATCGCCAACCGCGAGCTCATGGTGCTCGGGATTAGCGGCGACGGCGATACCGCCAGCATCGGACTCGGCCAGTACTGCCACATGATCCGCCGCAACGTCGATTGCACCTATATTATCGAAGACAACGGCTGTTACGGCCTAACGAAGGGGCAGTTCTCGGCGACCGCCGATCGCGGATCCGTCTTGAAGAAAGGCCAAGTCAACGAATTCGAGACCATCGACGTCTGCGGACTGGCCATCGAACTCGGCGCAACGTTCGTGGCGCGCTCGTTTTCGGGCGACGGCAAACAGCTCATACCCTTGCTGCAGGCGGCCTTTTCACACCGCGGCACGGCCGTGCTCGACATTATCAGCCCGTGCGTAACGTTCAACGACCACGAAGGCTCGACGAAGAGCTATTCGTATGTTAAAGAACACCACGCGATCTTGCACACGCCCGACTACATCGTCGGCGGTCAAGAGATTACGGTTGACTACGAACCCGGCACGGTGCAGGAAGTGGAGTTCGATGACGGCTCGCGCATCTTGCTCCGCAAAGTCGAGATAGACTACGATCCGACCGACAGCGTCGCAGC
This window harbors:
- a CDS encoding 2-oxoacid:acceptor oxidoreductase subunit alpha, with translation MQINDLTIRAATVNGSGSQSANLVLANAIFRLGIPVAPKNVFPSNIEGLPTWFDVRVSPQGYQCRSREIDILVALNPVTWHADVPDVKPGGAIIYEESYAVTGVTQRNDVVYYPVPFAKMAKEQIPDAALRKYLTNMIYVGALAELLGIGEETIEAALRAQFKRKLSAVDTNMNAVRLGMNYVRENLPKTDPYKLEPMTGLTEGLILMEGNTAAALGCVMAGCTVAAWYPITPSSSLCESFIQYCDRYRVDATTGERKAAVLQAEDELAAIGMVFGATWAGARAMTSTSGPGLSLMAEFAGLGYYAELPGVIFDIQRAGPSTGLPTRTMQGDVAFAYTLSHGDTKHIVLLPATAIEAYEFAAQAFDLSDRFQTPVFVLSDLDLGMNLWMTEPLAYPERGFDRGKVLSAADLEAAQSWGRYRDVDSDGIPYRTLPGTNHPNAGFFTRGSGHNETAHYSEDPNVYRNNLDRLNRKFETARGAVPKPVVEESGKPTALIAYGTSHHAVVEARDRLHAAGVETDYLRVRALPFTPEVFEFIERHERVYVVEQNRDGQLYGLLRAELPARSIERLKSIRHYNGVPIDASAIIDPLMQLEQTELVPA
- a CDS encoding 2-oxoacid:ferredoxin oxidoreductase subunit beta; this encodes MTSGAPPANVNSAGLTREVYKGLASTLCAGCGHNSITNHLIKALYEYGVEPHKLAKMSGIGCSSKTPAYFVERAHGFNGVHGRMPSLATGAKIANRELMVLGISGDGDTASIGLGQYCHMIRRNVDCTYIIEDNGCYGLTKGQFSATADRGSVLKKGQVNEFETIDVCGLAIELGATFVARSFSGDGKQLIPLLQAAFSHRGTAVLDIISPCVTFNDHEGSTKSYSYVKEHHAILHTPDYIVGGQEITVDYEPGTVQEVEFDDGSRILLRKVEIDYDPTDSVAALTMLHEGRGRGELVTGLLYINVKAHDLAARENLPQKPLAQLNENELRISREDWSKLMESFK